One window of the Anaeromyxobacter dehalogenans 2CP-C genome contains the following:
- a CDS encoding PEGA domain-containing protein: MTANERFQVITPLHDAAGWRRALAVDRRGGAPRAVVLAYAPAALTDDPARLAALVRDAEAAARVHHPNAVPVLGLETLGEALVAVEAHRRGATLRALLDGGGRLPPELVLRAGLDACAALAAVHAVDAGEGQPLAHGALAPERVLVADDGSCLVSGLGTGGAGCPAGDLRALGAILHECLAGEPPAAVPAPLEGPGIPPALAAVVDRALGAGGQEPFASAEALGEALAGALPAAPPEAMAAYLEAILPAGEGERGEVLRMVARALSPAGAERAVPVRPAPEITAEVSAELLAPAPARRPAVVAQPPSVAVAAAATAAPAPAPASAMASGMAPATTAATLAAPVNAAVPAGNAAAAAQPAITPAQPPAPVSLAPPPDAAITFAAPAPPPRSALPVVLGIAVAMAGVGFGIGFVLSRGQPRATPAAVAPVAAAPAPTPAAAAPPVPRAEAPAPAPEPPSDAAPAQAVPAAPEPRRAAPAPAPSLAITAEPEGDVYVDGKRVGRSPVTVPVPRGDHRVRLRNAAEGVDVQKRVTARGPGTPVRFALGRGVLAVTAPAGTEVRVDGRRVGEGSVKVQLWEGAHQVEARLGDARVQERFELRPNETWTYAVTPTP; the protein is encoded by the coding sequence GTGACCGCGAACGAACGCTTCCAGGTGATCACGCCCCTGCACGACGCCGCCGGCTGGCGGCGCGCCCTCGCGGTGGACCGGCGCGGGGGCGCCCCGCGCGCCGTGGTGCTCGCGTACGCGCCGGCCGCGCTCACCGACGACCCGGCGCGGCTCGCCGCGCTGGTGCGCGACGCCGAGGCGGCCGCGCGGGTGCACCACCCCAACGCCGTCCCGGTGCTCGGCCTGGAGACGCTCGGCGAGGCGCTGGTGGCGGTGGAGGCGCACCGGCGCGGCGCCACGCTGCGCGCGCTCCTGGACGGCGGGGGCCGCCTGCCGCCGGAGCTGGTCCTCCGCGCCGGGCTCGACGCGTGCGCGGCGCTCGCCGCCGTCCACGCCGTGGACGCGGGCGAGGGCCAGCCGCTCGCGCACGGCGCGCTCGCGCCGGAGCGGGTGCTGGTGGCCGACGACGGGTCCTGCCTGGTGTCGGGGCTCGGCACCGGCGGCGCCGGGTGCCCGGCCGGCGACCTGCGCGCCCTCGGCGCGATCCTGCACGAGTGCCTCGCCGGCGAGCCGCCCGCGGCGGTACCGGCGCCGCTGGAGGGGCCGGGGATCCCGCCGGCGCTCGCCGCGGTCGTGGACCGCGCGCTCGGCGCCGGCGGCCAGGAGCCGTTCGCGTCGGCGGAGGCGCTGGGCGAGGCGCTGGCGGGCGCGCTGCCCGCCGCGCCGCCGGAGGCCATGGCGGCGTACCTCGAGGCGATCCTGCCGGCCGGGGAGGGCGAGCGCGGCGAGGTGCTGCGCATGGTGGCCCGCGCGCTCTCGCCGGCCGGCGCCGAGCGCGCCGTGCCGGTGCGGCCCGCGCCGGAGATCACCGCCGAGGTCTCGGCGGAGCTGCTGGCGCCGGCCCCGGCGCGGCGTCCGGCGGTGGTGGCCCAGCCGCCCTCGGTCGCGGTCGCCGCCGCGGCGACCGCCGCGCCCGCGCCGGCGCCGGCGTCCGCGATGGCGTCCGGGATGGCGCCCGCGACGACGGCCGCGACGCTCGCGGCGCCGGTCAACGCCGCCGTCCCGGCCGGCAACGCAGCGGCCGCGGCCCAGCCTGCGATCACGCCGGCGCAGCCGCCCGCGCCCGTGTCGCTCGCGCCCCCGCCCGACGCGGCCATCACGTTCGCCGCGCCCGCCCCGCCCCCGCGGTCCGCGCTGCCGGTGGTGCTCGGGATCGCGGTGGCCATGGCCGGCGTCGGCTTCGGCATCGGGTTCGTGCTGTCCCGCGGCCAGCCGCGCGCGACGCCCGCCGCCGTCGCGCCGGTCGCCGCCGCCCCGGCCCCGACCCCGGCGGCCGCGGCGCCGCCGGTCCCCCGCGCCGAGGCGCCCGCCCCCGCGCCCGAGCCTCCGTCCGACGCGGCGCCCGCGCAGGCCGTGCCCGCCGCACCCGAGCCGCGCCGCGCGGCGCCGGCCCCGGCGCCCTCGCTCGCGATCACCGCCGAGCCGGAGGGAGACGTCTACGTGGACGGCAAGCGGGTGGGCCGGAGCCCGGTGACCGTGCCGGTGCCGAGGGGCGACCACCGGGTCCGGCTGCGCAACGCGGCCGAGGGCGTGGACGTGCAGAAGCGCGTCACCGCGCGCGGGCCGGGCACGCCGGTGCGCTTCGCGCTCGGGCGCGGCGTGCTCGCCGTGACGGCGCCGGCCGGCACGGAGGTCCGGGTGGACGGGCGGCGCGTCGGGGAGGGGAGCGTGAAGGTCCAGCTCTGGGAGGGCGCCCACCAGGTGGAGGCCCGCCTCGGCGACGCCCGCGTGCAGGAGCGCTTCGAGCTGCGGCCGAACGAGACCTGGACCTACGCGGTCACGCCGACGCCGTGA
- a CDS encoding DUF4159 domain-containing protein, protein MPRPSRPTSRRRFLQGAAAAAVAAALPRGARALTPDAMLQIGHVQHGGNWNPRPTALRRLGWELGRRTSIEPAADAAPVRLDRPGLHRHPMLYLAGSGGLPPFSEAERAALRRHLMYGGFLLVDSADASDGAGFDAAVRRELAQVLPASPLQPVAREHVLHKTFYLLDRQGGRVLVKPWLEAQAIDGRLAVVYSQNDLGGAWARSELGDWEYPCTPGGEAQREAAFRAGVNLAMYALCTDYKDDAVHLPFILRRRS, encoded by the coding sequence ATGCCCCGCCCCTCGCGCCCCACCTCGCGCCGACGGTTCCTGCAGGGCGCCGCCGCCGCGGCCGTCGCGGCCGCGCTGCCCCGCGGCGCGCGCGCGCTCACCCCGGACGCGATGCTCCAGATCGGCCACGTCCAGCACGGCGGCAACTGGAACCCGCGGCCCACCGCGCTCCGCCGCCTGGGCTGGGAGCTCGGTCGGCGGACCTCGATCGAGCCCGCCGCCGACGCGGCGCCGGTCCGCCTCGATCGCCCGGGCCTGCACCGCCACCCCATGCTCTACCTGGCCGGCTCCGGCGGGCTGCCCCCGTTCTCGGAGGCGGAGCGGGCCGCGCTCCGGCGCCACCTCATGTACGGCGGGTTCCTGCTGGTGGACTCGGCCGACGCGTCGGACGGCGCGGGCTTCGACGCGGCGGTGCGGCGCGAGCTCGCGCAGGTGCTGCCCGCCTCGCCGCTGCAGCCGGTGGCGCGCGAGCACGTGCTCCACAAGACGTTCTACCTGCTCGACCGGCAGGGCGGCCGCGTGCTGGTGAAGCCGTGGCTGGAGGCGCAGGCCATCGACGGGCGGCTGGCGGTGGTCTACTCGCAGAACGACCTGGGCGGCGCCTGGGCGCGGAGCGAGCTGGGCGACTGGGAGTACCCGTGCACCCCCGGCGGCGAGGCGCAGCGCGAGGCGGCGTTCCGCGCCGGCGTGAACCTGGCGATGTACGCGCTCTGCACCGACTACAAGGACGACGCGGTGCACCTGCCGTTCATCCTCCGGCGGCGGAGCTAG
- a CDS encoding SirB1 family protein: protein MTLTLTRDLEGRARARFAELLGRDLVPLDEAALAIAQEEYPALEPEAYLTRLDDLAARVARRVPGPARAASALRALREVLHDEEGLRGNDDDYYDPRNSFLNDVLDRRLGIPITLALVYVEVGRRAGLRLEGVGFPGHFLAKYVSPGGVEVFVDAYHGGEMLSADECVARYKARTGGKDLDPRYLAAVSPRQILARMLQNLKRVYAERKDDVRLFWVLDRILLLAPGQREALRDRGLAAARLGGAAAAIRDLEAYLALAPAAADADEVRATVAGLRSGRGALLN, encoded by the coding sequence ATGACGCTGACGCTGACGCGAGATCTGGAGGGCCGCGCGCGCGCGCGCTTCGCCGAGCTGCTGGGGCGCGACCTGGTCCCGCTCGACGAGGCGGCGCTGGCGATCGCGCAGGAGGAGTACCCGGCGCTCGAGCCGGAGGCGTACCTGACCCGCCTCGACGACCTCGCCGCGCGCGTCGCGCGCCGCGTCCCCGGGCCGGCGCGGGCCGCCTCGGCGCTCCGGGCGCTCCGCGAGGTGCTCCACGACGAGGAGGGGCTCCGGGGCAACGACGACGACTACTACGACCCGCGCAACTCGTTCCTCAACGACGTCCTGGATCGCCGCCTCGGCATCCCCATCACGCTGGCGCTGGTCTACGTCGAGGTCGGGCGCCGGGCCGGGCTGCGGCTGGAGGGGGTCGGCTTCCCCGGCCACTTCCTCGCGAAGTACGTCTCGCCCGGCGGCGTGGAGGTGTTCGTGGACGCCTACCACGGCGGCGAGATGCTCTCGGCCGACGAGTGCGTGGCGCGCTACAAGGCGCGCACCGGCGGCAAGGACCTCGACCCGCGCTACCTCGCCGCGGTGTCGCCGCGCCAGATCCTCGCCCGCATGCTGCAGAACCTGAAGCGCGTCTACGCGGAGCGGAAGGACGACGTCCGGCTGTTCTGGGTGCTCGATCGCATCCTGCTGCTCGCCCCCGGCCAGCGCGAGGCGCTGCGCGACCGGGGCCTCGCCGCGGCGCGGCTGGGCGGGGCGGCCGCCGCCATCCGCGACCTGGAGGCGTACCTGGCGCTCGCGCCCGCGGCGGCCGACGCCGACGAGGTGCGCGCCACCGTGGCCGGGCTGCGCTCCGGGCGCGGCGCGCTGCTCAACTGA
- a CDS encoding glutamine amidotransferase: MDGGTFNAWRLTALTPLPAWALALLGVAALASIALAWRGLAGEPRRARKAALVALRALAALLALALLAEPALELLQTARVRNRFAVLVDASRSMAFPLEPGGPSRAAAAGAFLRDHRAELERLADRVDLEWYGFGGEVAPVDPAQAVRGLEPAAGRTDLLGALEAVTSGAGASSRRLAGALVVSDGADNAALADGLSGATRARLRALGVPVSAVAVGRSAPRDLAVERVAVDDFAFVRNTVTVEATLRARGLEAQDVRVVLRREGAVVAQATVRLEPGKERYSVPLSFAPDQTGTFVFTLAAPVLPGEAVTENNQRSFVLRVIRDRVRVLMVAGRPSWDVRFLRGLLKQDPNVDLVSFFILRTNADQPGPQEDLSLIPFPVGEIFGEQLRTFDAVLFVDFAYGPYRGLEIDRYLPNLRDYVRGGGALAMVGGEQSFGDGRYGQTPLAEVLPVAPLDGTSEAEGEFRPRLTAEGKRHPVTALAPGEGPNEAAWASLPPVTAVNLTRALPAGAGASVLLEAPAVSVGGRAAPLVAVREVGQGRTLAVATDATWRWGFLAAEGGQGNRAYLRFWNGALRWLVRDPSLGPLQVEPDAPSVEPGAPVGLTVTARGPDWGPAAGKKVSADLVSEDGRTVAHGEAVAGEDGTARIELVPPGPGAYRVVSRAEGVADPASAAVAVRGAGPEDADAAPRPELLQAVSEATGGAYSALPGGDLPDLALADPEVVEIGRRKAVPIWDRWWTLAGLAAVLTAEWVLRRRWGYW; encoded by the coding sequence GTGGACGGCGGGACCTTCAACGCCTGGCGGCTCACCGCCCTCACCCCGCTCCCGGCCTGGGCGCTCGCCCTGCTCGGCGTGGCGGCGCTCGCCTCGATCGCGCTCGCCTGGCGCGGCCTCGCCGGCGAGCCGCGCCGCGCGCGCAAGGCCGCGCTCGTCGCGCTCCGCGCGCTGGCGGCGCTGCTCGCGCTGGCGCTGCTCGCCGAGCCCGCGCTGGAGCTGCTCCAGACCGCGCGGGTGCGCAACCGGTTCGCGGTGCTGGTGGACGCGTCGCGCTCGATGGCGTTCCCGCTCGAGCCGGGCGGGCCCTCCCGCGCGGCGGCGGCCGGCGCGTTCCTGCGCGACCACCGGGCCGAGCTGGAGCGGCTCGCCGACCGGGTGGACCTCGAGTGGTACGGGTTCGGCGGCGAGGTGGCGCCGGTGGATCCGGCGCAGGCGGTGCGCGGCCTCGAGCCCGCCGCCGGCCGCACCGACCTGCTCGGCGCGCTCGAGGCGGTGACCTCGGGCGCGGGCGCGTCCAGCCGCCGGCTGGCCGGCGCGCTGGTGGTGTCCGACGGCGCGGACAACGCGGCGCTCGCGGACGGGCTCTCGGGGGCGACGCGCGCCCGGCTGCGCGCGCTCGGCGTGCCGGTGAGCGCGGTGGCGGTGGGGCGGAGCGCGCCGCGCGACCTGGCGGTGGAGCGCGTGGCGGTGGACGACTTCGCGTTCGTCCGCAACACCGTGACCGTCGAGGCGACGCTGCGCGCGCGCGGCCTCGAGGCCCAGGACGTCCGCGTCGTGCTCCGGCGCGAGGGGGCGGTGGTGGCGCAGGCGACGGTGCGGCTCGAGCCGGGGAAGGAGCGCTACTCGGTGCCGCTCTCCTTCGCGCCCGACCAGACCGGCACCTTCGTGTTCACGCTGGCCGCGCCGGTGCTGCCCGGCGAGGCGGTGACCGAGAACAACCAGCGCTCGTTCGTGCTCCGCGTCATCCGCGATCGCGTCCGCGTGCTGATGGTGGCGGGCCGGCCGAGCTGGGACGTGCGCTTCCTGCGCGGGCTCCTGAAGCAGGATCCCAACGTGGACCTGGTGAGCTTCTTCATCCTGCGGACCAACGCCGACCAGCCGGGCCCGCAGGAGGACCTCTCGCTCATCCCGTTCCCGGTGGGGGAGATCTTCGGCGAGCAGCTCCGGACGTTCGACGCGGTGCTGTTCGTGGACTTCGCCTACGGCCCGTACCGCGGCCTGGAGATCGATCGCTACCTGCCGAACCTCCGCGACTACGTGCGCGGCGGCGGCGCGCTCGCGATGGTCGGCGGCGAGCAGAGCTTCGGCGACGGGCGCTACGGGCAGACGCCGCTCGCCGAGGTGCTCCCGGTCGCCCCGCTCGACGGCACCAGCGAGGCGGAGGGCGAGTTCCGGCCCCGGCTGACCGCCGAGGGCAAGCGGCACCCGGTCACGGCGCTCGCGCCGGGCGAGGGGCCGAACGAGGCCGCGTGGGCGAGCCTGCCGCCGGTCACCGCGGTCAACCTCACCCGCGCGCTGCCCGCGGGCGCCGGCGCGTCGGTGCTGCTCGAGGCGCCCGCCGTGAGCGTGGGCGGGCGCGCGGCGCCGCTGGTGGCGGTGCGCGAGGTGGGCCAGGGGCGCACGCTGGCGGTGGCCACCGACGCCACCTGGCGCTGGGGCTTCCTCGCCGCCGAGGGCGGCCAGGGCAACCGCGCGTACCTGCGCTTCTGGAACGGCGCGCTGCGCTGGCTGGTGCGCGATCCGTCGCTCGGGCCGCTGCAGGTCGAGCCCGACGCGCCGTCGGTCGAGCCCGGCGCGCCGGTGGGGCTCACCGTCACCGCGCGCGGGCCGGACTGGGGCCCCGCCGCCGGGAAGAAGGTCTCGGCGGACCTGGTCTCCGAGGACGGGCGCACGGTGGCGCACGGCGAGGCGGTGGCGGGCGAGGACGGGACGGCGCGGATCGAGCTGGTGCCGCCCGGCCCGGGCGCCTACCGGGTGGTCTCGCGCGCCGAGGGCGTCGCGGACCCGGCCAGCGCCGCGGTGGCGGTGCGCGGCGCCGGGCCGGAGGACGCCGACGCGGCGCCGCGGCCGGAGCTCCTGCAGGCGGTCTCGGAGGCGACCGGCGGCGCGTACTCCGCGCTGCCCGGCGGCGACCTGCCCGACCTCGCGCTCGCTGATCCGGAGGTCGTCGAGATCGGCCGGCGGAAGGCCGTGCCGATCTGGGATCGCTGGTGGACGCTCGCGGGCCTCGCGGCGGTGCTGACGGCCGAGTGGGTGCTCCGCCGGCGGTGGGGCTACTGGTAG
- a CDS encoding FKBP-type peptidyl-prolyl cis-trans isomerase, which yields MKIAKGSVVGLDYSLHLGDGKVVDQSEPGEPLTYLHGEGQIVPGLESALEGVDVGESRTVVVAPADGYGEHDPRGVQEVPRKAFPPGFDPQVGMELTAEGADGEPVPFAIREVKPESVVIDLNHPLAGKTLHFDVKVRDVRAATAEELEHGHAHGPEGHGHEH from the coding sequence ATGAAGATCGCGAAGGGCAGCGTCGTCGGCCTCGATTACTCGCTGCACCTCGGGGACGGGAAGGTCGTGGACCAGTCCGAGCCGGGCGAGCCGCTCACCTATCTCCACGGCGAGGGGCAGATCGTCCCCGGCCTGGAGTCGGCGCTCGAGGGCGTGGACGTGGGCGAGTCGCGCACGGTGGTGGTCGCGCCGGCCGACGGCTACGGCGAGCACGATCCCCGCGGCGTGCAGGAGGTGCCGCGCAAGGCGTTCCCGCCCGGCTTCGATCCGCAGGTCGGCATGGAGCTGACCGCCGAGGGCGCGGACGGCGAGCCGGTGCCGTTCGCGATCCGCGAGGTGAAGCCGGAGTCGGTGGTGATCGACCTCAACCACCCGCTCGCCGGCAAGACGCTGCACTTCGACGTGAAGGTGCGCGACGTCCGCGCCGCGACCGCCGAGGAGCTGGAGCACGGCCACGCCCACGGTCCCGAGGGCCACGGGCACGAGCACTGA
- a CDS encoding HAD family hydrolase yields the protein MPSIRAVVTDLDNTLYPWVDYIVPALEAMIDSLVATTGLPRIRIVQSLKAVYAQYESNEYPFAIQLSDIFRPYEADFDSFNALVVDPARLAFRAARDRYLKPYPGVRETLDQLRARGLKVVALTDAPRNAAELRLKHLKLDGHFDALYTLPFFPLPENVAPEIRRKEEEGHYRGKTPVVELPRDAEKPNPAGLRRILADLVLRGPEVIYVGDNVKKDMAVAQACGAVGVWAEYGTYVSKEYRDRLAVISARRITQRHVADEAQGRWPLAVSSFVQVVDVLEGARWGPGRRAPAPRGRRRR from the coding sequence GTGCCGAGCATCCGGGCGGTCGTCACCGACCTCGACAACACGCTGTATCCGTGGGTGGACTACATCGTCCCCGCCCTGGAGGCGATGATCGACTCGCTGGTGGCCACCACCGGGCTGCCGCGCATCCGGATCGTCCAGTCGCTGAAGGCGGTGTACGCGCAGTACGAGTCGAACGAGTACCCGTTCGCGATCCAGCTGTCCGACATCTTCCGGCCGTACGAGGCGGACTTCGACTCGTTCAACGCGCTGGTGGTGGACCCGGCCCGGCTCGCGTTCCGCGCGGCGCGCGACCGGTACCTGAAGCCCTACCCCGGCGTGCGCGAGACGCTCGACCAGCTCCGCGCCCGGGGGCTGAAGGTGGTGGCGCTCACCGACGCGCCGCGGAACGCGGCCGAGCTGCGCCTGAAGCACCTGAAGCTCGACGGCCACTTCGACGCGCTGTACACGCTGCCGTTCTTCCCGCTCCCGGAGAACGTCGCCCCGGAGATCCGGCGCAAGGAGGAGGAGGGCCACTACCGCGGCAAGACGCCGGTGGTGGAGCTCCCGCGCGACGCCGAGAAGCCGAACCCGGCCGGCCTGCGGCGCATCCTCGCCGACCTCGTCCTGCGCGGCCCCGAGGTGATCTACGTCGGGGACAACGTCAAGAAGGACATGGCGGTGGCGCAGGCGTGCGGCGCGGTGGGCGTGTGGGCGGAGTACGGCACCTACGTGTCGAAGGAGTACCGCGACCGGCTCGCGGTCATCTCGGCGCGGAGGATCACGCAGCGGCACGTGGCCGACGAGGCGCAGGGGCGCTGGCCGCTCGCCGTCTCCAGCTTCGTGCAGGTGGTGGACGTGCTGGAGGGCGCGCGCTGGGGCCCCGGCCGGCGCGCGCCGGCCCCGCGCGGCAGGAGGCGGCGATGA
- a CDS encoding (2Fe-2S) ferredoxin domain-containing protein, with amino-acid sequence MRFRHHVFVCENHRDPSDPRGACGNKGSEAIRAALKAEVARRGLKAQVRVNGAGCLDACAFGPSIVVYPEGVWYGHVSPADVPEIVERHLVGGTPVERLRLPRLEGREPPVS; translated from the coding sequence ATGCGCTTCCGCCACCACGTCTTCGTCTGCGAGAACCACCGGGACCCGTCGGATCCGCGCGGCGCCTGCGGCAACAAGGGCAGCGAGGCGATCCGCGCGGCGCTGAAGGCGGAGGTCGCCCGCCGCGGCCTGAAGGCGCAGGTGCGCGTGAACGGCGCCGGGTGCCTGGACGCGTGCGCGTTCGGGCCGTCGATCGTGGTCTACCCGGAGGGCGTCTGGTACGGGCACGTGTCGCCCGCGGACGTGCCGGAGATCGTGGAGCGGCACCTGGTGGGCGGGACGCCGGTGGAGCGGCTGCGGCTCCCGCGCCTGGAGGGGCGCGAGCCCCCCGTCAGTTGA
- a CDS encoding SDR family NAD(P)-dependent oxidoreductase — translation MTVVARYSDLAGRRALVTGASSGIGLGIAEALLGQGARVAVHYRSNRAAAEALAARHPGQAVAIGADLGTEAGCVACVREAAAALGGLDQLVHSAGIWNEAPVATTQADRLEEIFRVNVFSAFYLVREAVPHLGRDGRGNVVFIGSTAGQRGEARHAHYAASKGALQSLAMSLAVELAPGTRVNLVSPGWIRTPMAAAALDETGAAIAATLPNRRLGEVDDVVQAVLYLASEASGHLVGEDLAVSGGALLVVPRGQLVPRDP, via the coding sequence ATGACCGTGGTGGCGCGGTACTCGGATCTCGCCGGGCGGCGGGCGCTGGTCACGGGCGCGTCCTCCGGCATCGGCCTCGGCATCGCCGAGGCGCTGCTCGGCCAGGGCGCGCGGGTCGCCGTCCACTACCGGTCGAACCGGGCCGCGGCCGAGGCGCTCGCGGCGCGCCACCCCGGACAGGCGGTGGCGATCGGCGCCGACCTCGGCACCGAGGCCGGCTGCGTCGCCTGCGTGCGCGAGGCCGCGGCCGCGCTGGGCGGCCTCGACCAGCTGGTCCACTCGGCCGGGATCTGGAACGAGGCGCCCGTCGCGACGACCCAGGCCGACCGGCTGGAGGAGATCTTCCGGGTGAACGTGTTCAGCGCGTTCTACCTGGTGCGAGAGGCGGTCCCGCACCTCGGGCGCGACGGGCGCGGCAACGTCGTCTTCATCGGCTCCACCGCCGGGCAGCGCGGCGAGGCGCGGCACGCGCACTACGCGGCGTCGAAGGGCGCGCTGCAGTCGCTGGCGATGAGCCTGGCGGTCGAGCTCGCCCCCGGCACGCGCGTCAACCTCGTCTCCCCCGGCTGGATCCGCACGCCCATGGCCGCGGCCGCGCTCGACGAGACCGGGGCCGCCATCGCCGCCACCCTGCCCAACCGGCGCCTCGGCGAGGTGGACGACGTGGTCCAGGCGGTGCTGTACCTCGCGAGCGAGGCGTCCGGGCACCTCGTCGGCGAGGACCTGGCCGTCTCCGGCGGCGCGCTGCTGGTGGTGCCGCGCGGCCAGCTGGTGCCCCGCGATCCCTGA
- a CDS encoding sigma-70 family RNA polymerase sigma factor: MSDERRHRSTQGRPALPAAGEARDRSEGGLVRYDPLRAYMAEVARHPVLSRDEEHALAVQYRETGDVDAAYKLVASNLRLVVKIAHEYRRTAFQLLDLVQEGNLGLMQAVKKYDPWKGVKLSSYAAWWIRAYIIRFIMENWRLVKLGTTQAQRKLFFNLSKEREKLLARGIEPTPRLLAKNLQVEEKDVEEMSARMAADDLSLDAPVGTEGDDGRQNRLDRLADDGGQAPDAALGDEQLRRIFREKLDAFSGTLTDEKERYIFEHRLLPPDGTPPLTLQEVGDHFRLTRERARQIEAKLTGRLREFLRAEIPDFELLGPPES, translated from the coding sequence ATGTCGGACGAGAGGCGCCACCGCTCCACGCAGGGCCGCCCGGCGCTCCCAGCCGCCGGGGAGGCGCGCGACCGCTCCGAGGGCGGGCTGGTCCGCTACGACCCGCTCCGCGCGTACATGGCCGAGGTGGCGCGCCACCCGGTGCTCTCGCGCGACGAGGAGCACGCGCTCGCCGTCCAGTACCGCGAGACCGGGGACGTGGACGCCGCCTACAAGCTGGTCGCGTCGAACCTTCGCCTGGTGGTGAAGATCGCGCACGAGTACCGCCGCACCGCGTTCCAGCTCCTGGACCTCGTCCAGGAGGGCAACCTCGGGCTCATGCAGGCGGTGAAGAAGTACGACCCGTGGAAGGGCGTGAAGCTCTCGTCCTACGCGGCCTGGTGGATCCGCGCGTACATCATCCGCTTCATCATGGAGAACTGGCGCCTGGTGAAGCTCGGGACCACCCAGGCGCAGCGCAAGCTCTTCTTCAACCTCTCCAAGGAGCGCGAGAAGCTGCTCGCGCGCGGCATCGAGCCGACGCCGCGGCTGCTCGCGAAGAACCTCCAGGTCGAGGAGAAGGACGTGGAGGAGATGAGCGCGCGCATGGCCGCGGACGACCTCTCGCTGGACGCGCCGGTCGGCACCGAGGGCGACGACGGGCGCCAGAACCGCCTCGACCGCCTCGCCGACGACGGCGGCCAGGCGCCCGACGCGGCGCTCGGCGACGAGCAGCTCCGGCGGATCTTCCGCGAGAAGCTGGACGCGTTCTCCGGGACGCTCACCGACGAGAAGGAGCGGTACATCTTCGAGCACCGCCTGCTCCCGCCCGACGGCACGCCGCCGCTCACGCTGCAGGAGGTGGGCGACCACTTCCGGCTCACCCGCGAGCGCGCCCGCCAGATCGAGGCCAAGCTGACCGGCCGGCTGCGCGAGTTCCTGCGCGCCGAGATCCCGGACTTCGAGCTGCTCGGGCCGCCCGAGTCCTGA